A genomic region of Lysinibacillus sp. 2017 contains the following coding sequences:
- a CDS encoding DMT family transporter — MNVNAMIKLTISMAIFGSIGFFTTQTGIPAVELVFVRCICATIFLGVLWLLTGGHKTEVWQKAEVLKTILCGIFLVLNWVFLFKAFEVMSISISISIYNLAPIFVLMLGSVFLAEKMGVRSILATIICFFGSILIVGIESFTSLSEFMNSGFVWALLSAICYAMTMFTSKTIKGMSSYALTFVQTIVGIVMLFPLCDFTLFEGLTQTNWLYILGTGFIHTGFVYFLFFDSIRNLSTVLVSVLVFVDPVVAILLDAIFLSFRPTLLQTLGILLIFGSILYTVFYPDQSLKEIDSVT; from the coding sequence ATGAACGTAAATGCAATGATTAAACTGACCATCTCAATGGCCATTTTCGGCTCTATTGGTTTTTTTACTACACAAACAGGAATACCAGCTGTTGAACTCGTTTTTGTGCGTTGTATTTGTGCAACAATTTTTTTAGGGGTTCTCTGGCTACTAACCGGTGGGCATAAAACAGAAGTTTGGCAAAAAGCTGAAGTGTTGAAAACAATCCTTTGTGGGATCTTTCTAGTACTCAACTGGGTGTTCTTATTCAAAGCATTTGAAGTGATGTCGATTTCGATTTCGATTTCCATTTATAATTTGGCACCTATATTTGTTTTAATGCTTGGTTCTGTGTTTCTAGCAGAGAAAATGGGAGTCCGTTCGATTTTAGCAACAATCATTTGTTTTTTTGGAAGTATCCTCATTGTAGGCATTGAAAGCTTCACTTCTCTTTCTGAATTTATGAATTCTGGCTTTGTTTGGGCACTTTTATCTGCTATTTGTTATGCAATGACGATGTTTACAAGTAAAACAATTAAAGGAATGTCATCCTATGCGCTTACTTTTGTGCAAACGATTGTAGGCATTGTGATGCTATTCCCTTTATGTGATTTCACATTATTCGAGGGGTTAACGCAGACAAATTGGCTTTATATATTAGGAACAGGCTTTATCCATACCGGCTTTGTCTACTTTTTATTCTTTGATAGTATTCGCAATTTATCGACCGTGCTAGTATCGGTTTTAGTCTTTGTTGATCCTGTGGTTGCGATATTGTTAGATGCTATTTTTTTATCTTTCCGTCCAACATTACTGCAAACGCTCGGTATTTTATTAATTTTTGGTAGTATTTTATATACTGTATTTTACCCCGATCAATCCTTGAAAGAAATCGATTCCGTCACTTGA
- a CDS encoding glutamate-5-semialdehyde dehydrogenase, which produces MENEVIAKGKRAKIASYETNIKSTSEKNEALKQIAAQLLKDMELILVENAKDIVAGEKQQFPASTLDRILLTEDRVQAMSDAILQLIELPDPVGEVLEDITKENGLHIIKKRVPLGVIGMIYEARPNVTVDAATLCLKTGNAVLLRGSSSAKHSNIALVSSIHRALQVVHYPQDAVLLIEDTSRETAKTLFTLNEYLDVLIPRGGKNLIDLVVRESTVPVLETGAGNCHIYLDHFANVVMAKSVVKNAKTQRLSVCNTTESLLMHEDFFDIHGKEFLQYLSHDLGIKIYGDDLVCHVLKEAIPATDEHYAQEFLALTLSVKIVKNVFDAIHHINHFGTNHSEAIITENQQNADVFLNSVDAAAVYHNASTRFTDGFEFGYGAEIGISTQKLHARGPMGLPALTSTKYYILGNGQVRP; this is translated from the coding sequence ATGGAAAATGAGGTAATAGCAAAAGGGAAACGAGCAAAAATTGCTAGTTATGAAACGAATATTAAATCTACTTCTGAAAAAAATGAAGCATTAAAACAAATTGCTGCTCAGTTGCTAAAGGACATGGAACTTATTTTGGTTGAAAATGCGAAAGATATTGTTGCTGGTGAAAAACAACAATTTCCTGCATCAACATTGGACCGAATTTTATTAACAGAAGATCGCGTTCAAGCCATGAGCGATGCCATTTTGCAATTGATCGAGTTACCTGATCCTGTAGGTGAAGTTTTAGAAGATATTACGAAAGAAAATGGTTTACACATTATAAAAAAACGGGTGCCCCTCGGAGTCATTGGTATGATTTATGAAGCGAGACCAAATGTGACGGTTGATGCAGCTACCTTATGTTTGAAAACAGGTAATGCCGTTCTATTACGTGGTAGTTCATCTGCAAAGCATTCCAATATCGCCCTTGTCTCGTCTATTCATCGTGCATTACAAGTTGTTCATTATCCGCAAGATGCCGTTCTACTTATTGAAGATACAAGCCGCGAAACAGCCAAAACTTTATTTACATTAAATGAGTACTTAGACGTTTTAATTCCTCGCGGGGGGAAGAATTTAATTGATTTAGTTGTTCGTGAATCGACTGTTCCCGTATTAGAAACGGGCGCAGGAAATTGCCACATTTATTTAGACCATTTTGCGAATGTAGTTATGGCTAAGAGCGTTGTCAAAAATGCCAAAACGCAACGTTTATCAGTTTGTAATACTACCGAAAGCCTGCTGATGCATGAAGACTTTTTCGACATTCACGGCAAAGAATTTTTACAGTACTTATCGCATGATTTAGGGATTAAAATTTATGGAGATGACCTGGTTTGCCATGTTTTAAAAGAGGCCATTCCTGCAACAGATGAACATTATGCACAGGAGTTTTTAGCTTTAACTTTAAGTGTGAAAATCGTTAAAAATGTTTTTGATGCCATTCATCATATTAATCATTTTGGGACAAATCATTCGGAAGCAATTATTACGGAGAATCAGCAAAATGCCGACGTATTTTTAAATTCGGTTGATGCAGCGGCTGTCTATCATAATGCTTCGACACGTTTTACAGATGGTTTTGAATTTGGTTACGGAGCAGAAATCGGTATTTCAACACAAAAGTTACATGCTCGTGGACCAATGGGTTTACCTGCTTTAACATCAACGAAATATTATATTTTAGGTAATGGACAAGTTCGTCCGTAA
- the proB gene encoding glutamate 5-kinase codes for MERKRVVVKIGSSSLTNSKGEIDQLKFKDHVSALAALKQAGHEVILVSSGAVAAGFRKLGYSSRPVTIKGKQAAAAVGQSVLIQAYSDEFASYDITPAQILLTRSDFSDKKRYKNAYETLSELLERKVIPIINENDTVSVAELTFGDNDMLSALVSGLVHADQLVILTDVNGLYTANPLTNVDAQRISVIKEITDDLLGFASGSSSKVGTGGMQSKLAAAKFAMNTGVDVFIGIGSGSAKLIEILNNNGDGTYFTRNDKAVPTNKQWVTLTKTSGKLFIDEGAVQALQFGGKSLLPAGIYAFEGHFEKGDVVEVYDRHICIGRGEILYSANELEQAMGKRTDELTNNPIEVIHRNQWVEI; via the coding sequence GTGGAAAGAAAACGTGTAGTTGTAAAAATCGGCAGTAGCTCATTAACGAACAGTAAAGGTGAAATTGATCAACTTAAATTTAAAGATCATGTTTCCGCTCTTGCAGCATTAAAACAAGCAGGACATGAAGTAATATTAGTCTCTTCTGGTGCAGTCGCTGCAGGTTTCCGTAAATTAGGATACTCTTCAAGACCCGTAACCATTAAAGGCAAGCAAGCCGCAGCTGCTGTCGGGCAAAGCGTGCTTATCCAGGCCTATTCAGATGAATTTGCTTCCTATGACATTACCCCCGCGCAAATTTTATTAACGCGCTCTGATTTTAGTGATAAAAAACGTTATAAAAATGCCTACGAGACATTATCTGAGCTGTTAGAACGGAAAGTCATCCCGATCATCAATGAAAATGACACCGTTTCAGTTGCGGAACTTACATTTGGCGATAATGATATGCTATCTGCGCTTGTTAGCGGACTCGTTCACGCTGATCAGTTAGTTATTTTAACAGACGTCAATGGTTTATATACAGCCAACCCATTAACGAATGTTGATGCACAGCGGATTTCCGTGATCAAAGAAATAACGGATGACTTACTTGGCTTTGCTTCTGGTAGTAGCTCAAAAGTTGGCACAGGTGGGATGCAATCTAAATTAGCAGCTGCCAAATTTGCGATGAATACAGGTGTTGATGTTTTTATCGGAATCGGTTCAGGCTCAGCTAAATTAATTGAAATTTTAAACAATAACGGAGATGGCACTTATTTTACTCGTAATGACAAGGCCGTTCCTACGAATAAACAATGGGTCACATTAACAAAAACGTCAGGTAAGCTATTTATTGACGAAGGTGCCGTTCAAGCGCTTCAATTCGGTGGAAAAAGCTTACTTCCTGCTGGAATTTACGCATTTGAAGGTCATTTTGAAAAAGGTGATGTCGTCGAAGTATATGATCGACACATATGCATCGGGCGCGGTGAAATATTATATTCTGCAAATGAATTAGAACAAGCGATGGGAAAACGCACCGATGAACTAACAAACAATCCAATTGAGGTCATTCATCGAAATCAATGGGTAGAAATTTAA
- a CDS encoding sigma-70 family RNA polymerase sigma factor, translating to MQSIEQIVEQHEILVKRVVYKLNLYQNVEDYLQIGRIALWECVGDYDESLGEFEMFAYMRIKYAIIHALKQAKKYEQFEVVMEQDKIQFQLDQQEESGKEERYPDWFALLNDEERIYLKMIYYEGKTTEEVANLFGYSYEAMKKRRQRLMKKLKQLVPKEALH from the coding sequence ATGCAATCGATTGAACAAATCGTAGAACAGCATGAGATTTTGGTAAAGCGAGTGGTTTATAAATTAAACCTATATCAAAACGTAGAGGATTATTTACAAATTGGAAGAATCGCATTGTGGGAATGTGTAGGAGATTACGATGAAAGCTTGGGTGAATTTGAGATGTTTGCGTATATGCGCATTAAATATGCGATTATTCATGCGTTAAAACAGGCCAAGAAATATGAGCAATTTGAAGTCGTTATGGAGCAAGATAAAATCCAATTTCAACTCGATCAGCAAGAGGAAAGTGGTAAAGAAGAAAGATATCCAGATTGGTTTGCATTATTAAATGATGAAGAGAGAATTTATCTAAAAATGATTTATTATGAGGGGAAAACGACTGAAGAGGTAGCAAATCTCTTTGGTTATTCATATGAGGCCATGAAAAAGAGAAGGCAGAGGCTAATGAAAAAGTTGAAACAATTGGTACCAAAAGAAGCGTTACATTAA
- a CDS encoding RNA polymerase sigma factor, giving the protein MTERELFDAYNKDVYRTCYYMMRNAQDAEDLCHDVFITVFRQDWKSVEHTRAWIMRIAMNHCLNLLKRNQTQREKQSQVQWLHEQTSTSVKSVDTIVIEHETSTEWEEVLKQLPDKLMAVVTLRYIGELSMVEIAETLEIPVGTVKSRLHKALKIMRKKLENNQSLRLKGENQFGTH; this is encoded by the coding sequence TTGACAGAACGAGAGCTATTTGATGCGTATAACAAGGATGTTTACCGTACGTGCTACTACATGATGCGCAACGCACAAGATGCGGAAGATCTCTGCCACGATGTATTTATCACTGTTTTTCGCCAGGATTGGAAAAGTGTTGAGCATACACGTGCCTGGATTATGCGCATCGCGATGAATCATTGCTTAAACCTACTTAAAAGAAATCAGACCCAACGAGAAAAGCAGAGCCAAGTCCAATGGCTTCATGAACAGACATCAACATCAGTTAAATCTGTAGACACTATCGTAATCGAACATGAAACTTCGACGGAATGGGAGGAAGTGCTAAAGCAACTTCCAGACAAGTTGATGGCGGTTGTTACCCTACGCTATATCGGAGAGCTGTCGATGGTAGAAATCGCTGAAACATTGGAGATTCCTGTGGGCACCGTGAAATCGAGACTCCACAAGGCATTGAAAATTATGCGTAAAAAGCTAGAAAATAATCAGAGCTTACGTTTGAAGGGGGAAAATCAATTTGGAACGCATTGA
- a CDS encoding DUF4179 domain-containing protein, with protein sequence MERIEKELKKQLKESNNIPSPDFNQMWNSIQQDKLKTTASKPVAHRPKKRTRFALIAGLSVALLTVPVFAALNYDWSNILSYREGIQSALDQGLGQTLEQSITKDHVTLTVHTAFIDDNRTFLLYSLKPDASWAGKNVSFDQIGLKDHNGHLIEGNYVQRWNDELGVFQGYFETDWVVKGQSEEVEFIMENIQLIGDRKQSIDYDPNNLNTQVFPIQKDGIGSVTLQAFEQPDEKVLLQSSITFTDTEMASKSWVRIEAINDVNQSIKKAETSIFGTPGAIGEYLSQQIFKSDALRAENTKFQLAYNHTLATAEGTWNLDLNLTKKQLENASFKEVLNIDLPDVPGETKIHEMKVTPTQIRLVFTHKMKYNRIPYQNYQLDIGGTLLKGYMLNNEDPNKTELRFEVTGIDVMSLANQPMTFIASHRVDEFKGDDNPIRLTNISVNPQSLTTHIAGYPISWKYYMKDNNLYVESVSSDPDFGGVNQTYYLDGKERSYGTPAMLGLLGDDNNQHMDVYENFDKTELDIYIWNYTTHKQNDELRVPLKSGKVD encoded by the coding sequence TTGGAACGCATTGAAAAAGAGTTAAAAAAACAATTGAAAGAATCGAATAACATACCCTCACCTGATTTCAATCAAATGTGGAATAGTATCCAGCAGGACAAGCTGAAGACTACTGCAAGCAAACCAGTTGCACATCGGCCTAAAAAACGTACACGATTTGCTTTAATAGCAGGGTTATCCGTGGCTCTGTTGACTGTACCTGTCTTTGCGGCACTGAATTATGACTGGTCCAACATCCTTTCTTATAGAGAAGGAATTCAGTCCGCATTAGACCAAGGACTAGGCCAGACACTTGAGCAATCCATTACAAAGGATCATGTTACGCTAACCGTACACACGGCGTTTATAGACGATAATAGAACGTTTTTACTATATAGTTTGAAACCTGATGCCTCATGGGCTGGAAAGAATGTGAGCTTTGATCAAATCGGACTGAAGGACCATAACGGGCATTTAATTGAAGGGAACTACGTACAAAGGTGGAATGATGAACTTGGTGTGTTCCAGGGTTATTTTGAAACGGACTGGGTTGTGAAAGGACAGTCGGAAGAAGTTGAATTTATTATGGAGAATATTCAACTCATCGGCGATAGGAAGCAGTCAATCGACTACGACCCTAACAATCTCAATACGCAAGTGTTTCCTATTCAGAAGGATGGAATTGGCAGCGTGACATTGCAAGCTTTTGAACAACCTGATGAAAAAGTATTACTTCAATCTTCAATTACGTTTACAGATACTGAAATGGCGAGTAAAAGTTGGGTGCGTATCGAAGCAATCAATGATGTAAACCAATCTATTAAAAAAGCTGAAACATCAATCTTTGGAACTCCAGGAGCAATTGGAGAATACTTGAGTCAGCAAATATTTAAATCTGACGCCTTACGTGCGGAGAACACTAAATTCCAGCTAGCGTATAACCATACACTAGCAACCGCTGAAGGTACTTGGAACTTAGATTTAAACTTAACTAAAAAACAATTAGAAAATGCATCATTTAAGGAAGTACTAAATATCGATTTGCCGGATGTTCCTGGTGAAACAAAAATTCACGAAATGAAGGTTACTCCAACCCAAATTCGCCTAGTTTTTACACATAAAATGAAGTATAACCGGATTCCTTACCAAAACTATCAATTAGATATAGGTGGAACCCTTTTAAAAGGATATATGTTGAATAACGAAGACCCTAACAAAACGGAGCTACGCTTTGAAGTGACTGGAATAGATGTAATGTCCTTAGCAAATCAACCTATGACCTTCATCGCTAGCCACCGCGTCGATGAATTTAAAGGTGATGACAATCCGATTCGTTTGACGAACATATCAGTTAACCCCCAAAGCTTAACGACGCACATTGCGGGGTATCCGATCTCTTGGAAGTATTATATGAAGGATAATAACCTATATGTGGAATCGGTGAGCTCAGACCCGGATTTCGGGGGAGTTAATCAAACCTATTATCTGGACGGCAAAGAACGGAGCTATGGAACGCCTGCTATGTTGGGTCTACTTGGTGATGACAATAATCAACATATGGACGTATATGAGAATTTCGACAAAACCGAGCTCGACATTTACATTTGGAATTACACAACCCATAAGCAGAACGATGAGCTGCGCGTACCCCTTAAGTCTGGAAAAGTGGATTAA
- a CDS encoding glucosamine 6-phosphate synthetase, with translation MQKRKRTIFWIIPIAVLGIFIYVFGPKSTVTDNDYISYIKAAPLTENSNVNNEAVFINYCEKSSWEYFQTKMMEHVVEFKGKCEVNDDVQSINLQYVVEKNQISHHIGALLVDGVQQSEEQRAEFLQILEKQ, from the coding sequence ATGCAGAAAAGGAAACGCACGATTTTTTGGATTATACCAATTGCGGTTTTAGGAATTTTTATTTATGTTTTCGGACCTAAAAGTACGGTTACGGACAACGATTATATTTCATACATAAAAGCAGCGCCCCTGACAGAAAATAGTAATGTGAACAACGAAGCTGTATTCATAAACTATTGTGAGAAAAGTAGTTGGGAATATTTCCAAACGAAAATGATGGAGCACGTTGTAGAGTTTAAAGGGAAATGCGAAGTGAATGATGATGTACAATCGATTAATTTGCAGTACGTCGTTGAAAAAAATCAAATTTCTCATCATATCGGCGCCCTGCTTGTCGACGGAGTTCAACAATCGGAAGAGCAACGCGCAGAATTTTTACAAATACTAGAAAAACAATAA
- a CDS encoding ZIP family metal transporter: MYYLGIISFIATVIGIGIGGLFALFLKKFQQSIANVYAICAGMILGLIYLEIAPESIKLGGWPLFTLGFSTGVFLFFIIHKASHIIIRVPDNQNRDSYILTGLFLMFSISLHNFPLGIAFGSTQNLGLSNSVLHTIILHNIPEGIAMFTPFLLAKIKFHASLLISIIVSLPVGIGAILGRNIGLDYPLLWAFIISSAIGMMIIVTIKEIYFEALKQSSVAYSLIMAGFGVMIIWAYLRII, translated from the coding sequence ATGTATTACTTAGGAATTATAAGTTTTATTGCAACTGTGATAGGGATTGGTATTGGTGGATTATTTGCCCTATTTCTTAAGAAATTTCAGCAAAGTATAGCAAACGTTTATGCAATATGTGCAGGAATGATTCTTGGATTGATCTATTTGGAAATTGCACCTGAAAGTATTAAATTGGGCGGTTGGCCTTTATTCACTTTAGGATTTTCGACTGGAGTTTTCCTTTTTTTTATTATCCACAAAGCATCTCACATCATTATTAGAGTCCCTGATAACCAGAATAGAGATTCATATATTTTAACTGGCCTATTTCTGATGTTTAGCATTTCCCTACATAATTTCCCATTAGGTATTGCCTTTGGTTCAACTCAAAATTTAGGATTAAGCAATTCAGTACTACACACAATTATTTTACATAATATTCCTGAGGGTATTGCCATGTTTACGCCATTTTTGTTAGCTAAAATAAAATTTCATGCTTCTCTCCTAATTTCAATTATCGTTTCCTTACCTGTTGGTATAGGTGCTATTTTAGGAAGAAACATTGGCCTGGATTATCCCCTTTTGTGGGCTTTTATTATAAGTTCCGCAATTGGTATGATGATTATAGTCACTATTAAAGAAATATACTTTGAAGCATTGAAACAATCTTCAGTAGCTTACAGTTTAATCATGGCAGGTTTTGGGGTCATGATTATATGGGCATATTTAAGAATTATATGA